From Acidihalobacter aeolianus, a single genomic window includes:
- the pepN gene encoding aminopeptidase N produces the protein MKEASPRTIYLKDYQPSDFLIERTELRFELGEESTRVTARLQLRRNPATASADAPLVLDGEDLELHAVRIDGREMQAQEWLQDANSLTLAGVPDAFELEIDNRIKPQENTRLEGLYKSSGNFCTQCEAEGFRRITYYLDRPDVLSVFTTTVVADATEYPVLLSNGNPVDTGRLDDGRHYATWHDPFPKPSYLFALVAGRLACHSDRFITASGREVELRIYVEAHNADKCAHAMESVKKAMRWDETRFGLEYDLDIYMIVAVDDFNMGAMENKGLNVFNSQYVLARPDTATDDNYEHIEGVIAHEYFHNWTGNRVTCRDWFQLSLKEGLTVFRDQSFTAEMTSGTVKRIADVRRLRTHQFAEDASPMAHPVRPPSYMEINNFYTVTVYEKGAEVVRMYETLLGRDGFRRGMDLYFERHDGQAVTTDDFLAAMADANGADLEQFRRWYDQAGTPVVTVEDTWEPESGRYTLRLSQSCPPTPGQPEKLPFLIPLRMGLVGPDGVDLPMRLEGEGDGGATDRVFRLTEPEQTLCFTGLPARPVPSLNRGFSAPVRVTFDYTPTLLAFLAAHDGDPFNRWDAGERLALTVLLDLVEDVRAGRELALPAGFVEAFAAVLSDTRLEPNLRADMLVLPGEAWLAEQFETVDPDAIHAAREYARRALATELEAQWLAAYHGHTPEGGYRYTPEEAGRRALRNLALSYLAALDSPAGARLAETQFREADNMTDTMGALGALMLTDDPARGLALAAFYERWQDDSLVLNKWFGLQAVRQHPDTLAEVERLLAHPAFSLGNPNRVYALLGGFMMGNPTGFHAADGSGYRFAADQVLALDARNPQVAARLVKVFSRWRRFDTERQALMRTELERLKGHDLSPDVYEIVSKSLEG, from the coding sequence ATGAAGGAAGCCTCTCCGCGCACCATCTATCTCAAGGATTACCAGCCGTCGGATTTTCTGATCGAGCGCACGGAATTGCGCTTTGAACTCGGCGAGGAATCCACCCGGGTGACCGCCCGCCTGCAGCTGCGCCGCAATCCGGCGACGGCTTCCGCCGATGCGCCGCTGGTGCTGGACGGCGAGGACCTGGAACTGCATGCCGTGCGCATCGACGGCCGCGAGATGCAGGCGCAGGAATGGCTGCAGGATGCCAATTCGCTGACCCTGGCCGGCGTGCCCGATGCATTCGAGCTGGAGATCGACAATCGCATCAAGCCGCAGGAAAATACCCGCCTGGAGGGGCTGTACAAGTCCTCGGGCAATTTCTGCACGCAGTGCGAGGCCGAGGGCTTCCGGCGGATCACCTATTATCTCGACCGTCCCGACGTGCTCAGCGTGTTCACCACCACCGTGGTGGCGGATGCGACGGAGTATCCCGTGCTGCTGTCCAACGGCAATCCTGTGGATACCGGCCGGCTCGACGACGGCCGGCACTACGCGACCTGGCACGATCCGTTTCCCAAACCCTCGTATCTGTTCGCGCTGGTGGCGGGACGGTTGGCCTGTCATAGCGACCGCTTCATCACCGCATCGGGCCGCGAGGTGGAGCTGCGCATCTATGTCGAGGCGCACAACGCCGACAAGTGCGCGCACGCGATGGAGTCGGTCAAGAAAGCGATGCGCTGGGATGAGACGCGCTTCGGCCTGGAGTACGACCTCGACATCTACATGATCGTCGCGGTGGATGACTTCAACATGGGGGCGATGGAGAACAAGGGCCTTAACGTTTTCAATTCCCAGTACGTGCTGGCGCGCCCGGATACGGCGACCGACGACAACTATGAGCACATCGAGGGCGTGATCGCCCACGAATACTTCCACAACTGGACCGGCAACCGCGTCACCTGCCGCGACTGGTTCCAGCTCTCGCTCAAGGAAGGGCTCACGGTGTTCCGCGACCAGAGCTTCACCGCCGAGATGACCTCGGGCACCGTGAAGCGCATCGCCGACGTGCGCCGCCTGCGCACGCACCAGTTCGCCGAGGACGCCAGCCCCATGGCGCACCCGGTGCGCCCGCCGTCGTATATGGAAATCAACAACTTCTACACCGTGACGGTGTACGAGAAGGGCGCCGAGGTCGTGCGCATGTACGAGACCCTGCTGGGGCGCGACGGCTTCCGCCGCGGCATGGATCTGTACTTCGAGCGCCACGACGGACAGGCGGTGACCACCGACGACTTCCTGGCCGCGATGGCCGACGCCAACGGCGCCGACCTCGAACAGTTCCGCCGCTGGTACGACCAGGCGGGCACGCCGGTGGTGACGGTTGAGGATACGTGGGAACCGGAATCCGGGCGCTATACCCTGCGTCTGAGTCAGTCCTGCCCGCCGACGCCCGGACAGCCCGAGAAACTGCCGTTCCTGATCCCGCTGCGCATGGGGCTGGTCGGTCCGGACGGCGTCGACCTGCCGATGCGGCTCGAAGGCGAGGGCGACGGCGGCGCGACCGACCGCGTGTTCCGCCTGACCGAGCCCGAGCAGACGCTGTGCTTCACCGGTCTGCCGGCGCGGCCGGTGCCCTCGCTCAACCGCGGTTTTTCCGCGCCGGTCCGGGTGACGTTCGACTACACGCCGACGCTGCTGGCCTTCCTGGCCGCGCACGACGGCGATCCCTTCAACCGCTGGGATGCGGGCGAGCGCCTGGCGCTGACCGTGCTGCTCGATCTGGTCGAGGACGTGCGCGCCGGACGAGAGCTGGCATTGCCGGCCGGCTTTGTCGAGGCCTTCGCCGCCGTGCTGAGTGATACTCGGCTAGAACCGAACCTGCGCGCCGACATGCTGGTTCTGCCGGGCGAGGCCTGGCTCGCCGAGCAGTTCGAGACCGTCGACCCGGATGCGATCCACGCAGCCCGCGAATATGCGCGCCGGGCGCTGGCCACGGAACTGGAAGCGCAATGGCTGGCCGCCTACCACGGCCACACCCCAGAGGGCGGCTATCGCTATACGCCGGAGGAGGCGGGCCGGCGCGCGCTACGCAATCTCGCGCTGAGCTACCTGGCCGCGCTGGATTCGCCTGCCGGCGCCAGGCTCGCCGAGACGCAGTTCCGCGAGGCGGACAACATGACCGACACCATGGGCGCGCTCGGCGCGCTGATGCTGACCGATGACCCCGCCCGGGGTCTCGCACTGGCGGCGTTCTACGAACGCTGGCAGGACGACTCGCTGGTACTGAACAAGTGGTTCGGCCTGCAGGCGGTGCGGCAGCATCCGGATACCCTGGCGGAGGTCGAGCGGCTGCTGGCGCATCCGGCGTTTTCCCTGGGCAATCCGAACCGCGTGTACGCGCTGCTCGGCGGGTTCATGATGGGCAATCCGACGGGCTTCCATGCCGCCGACGGCAGCGGCTACCGCTTCGCCGCCGATCAGGTGCTGGCGCTGGACGCGCGCAATCCGCAGGTCGCCGCGCGCCTGGTCAAGGTGTTCAGCCGCTGGCGGCGCTTCGACACGGAGCGTCAGGCATTGATGCGAACCGAGCTGGAGCGCCTCAAGGGGCACGATCTGTCCCCCGACGTGTACGAGATCGTCAGCAAGAGTCTGGAAGGCTGA
- a CDS encoding BolA family protein translates to MSRQQLIERKLTDVLEPEFIEVINESSNHNVPPGSESHFKVTVVSAAFDGERLIQRHRRVNQILAEEFADGLHALALHTLSPDEWFERAGHVPESPLCMGGSKG, encoded by the coding sequence ATGTCACGCCAGCAACTGATCGAACGCAAACTGACCGACGTCCTCGAACCGGAATTCATCGAGGTCATCAATGAAAGCAGCAATCACAACGTGCCGCCCGGCTCCGAATCCCACTTCAAGGTGACCGTGGTCAGCGCCGCCTTCGACGGCGAGCGGCTGATTCAGCGCCATCGCAGGGTGAATCAGATTCTGGCCGAGGAATTCGCCGACGGGCTGCATGCCCTCGCACTGCATACCTTGAGCCCGGACGAATGGTTCGAGCGCGCCGGGCACGTGCCTGAGTCGCCTCTCTGCATGGGTGGCAGCAAAGGCTGA
- the rodA gene encoding rod shape-determining protein RodA: MESLYINRGTGHSLRARMRRASAWLRLDWPLVTGILGIFVVGELVLYSASGQHLATVVHQGIKFAVALVIMVAIAQVPPQRWRQLSPYAYVVALIMLAAVLGLGETALGARRWLDLGPVRLQPSEFMKLALPMILAYLFSRRPLPLNLPQLLQALLLIALPVALIAKEPDLGTALLIVITGLVVIFLAGVRYRYLLIGIVIAAALIPVAWHFMHAYQQARILTFLDPQSAPLGAGYHIIQSTIAIGSSGMYGLGWLHAPQAQLGFLPESRTDFIFAVFGEEFGFAGTVALLSGYAFIILRGLYIAWRAHDNYSRLLAGTLSLTFAMYVFVNVGMTMGLLPVVGVPLPFMSYGGTSLVTMAAAMGLLQSIARHRPLMR; encoded by the coding sequence ATGGAAAGCCTTTATATCAACCGCGGCACCGGTCACAGCCTGCGTGCACGCATGCGGCGAGCCTCCGCCTGGCTGCGGCTGGACTGGCCACTGGTGACCGGGATCCTGGGCATCTTCGTGGTCGGCGAACTCGTGCTGTACAGCGCCTCGGGCCAGCACCTCGCCACGGTGGTGCACCAGGGCATCAAATTCGCCGTCGCCCTGGTGATCATGGTCGCCATCGCCCAAGTGCCGCCGCAACGCTGGCGGCAGCTCAGCCCGTATGCCTACGTGGTCGCCCTGATCATGCTCGCCGCCGTACTCGGACTCGGTGAAACGGCACTGGGCGCCCGTCGCTGGCTGGACCTCGGCCCCGTGCGCCTGCAGCCCTCGGAATTCATGAAACTCGCCCTGCCGATGATCCTTGCCTATCTGTTCAGCCGCCGGCCGCTGCCGCTCAATCTGCCGCAGCTGCTGCAGGCGCTGCTCCTGATCGCCCTGCCCGTGGCACTGATCGCCAAGGAGCCTGACCTTGGCACTGCCCTGCTGATCGTGATCACCGGACTCGTGGTCATCTTCCTCGCTGGCGTGCGCTACCGCTACCTGCTGATCGGCATCGTCATCGCGGCGGCGCTGATCCCGGTCGCCTGGCATTTCATGCACGCCTATCAGCAGGCCCGCATCCTCACCTTTCTCGATCCGCAGAGCGCGCCGCTGGGGGCGGGCTACCACATCATCCAGTCGACCATCGCCATCGGCTCCAGCGGGATGTACGGACTAGGCTGGCTGCACGCGCCGCAGGCCCAGCTCGGCTTTCTCCCGGAAAGCCGCACCGACTTCATCTTCGCCGTGTTCGGCGAGGAATTCGGGTTCGCCGGGACGGTCGCGCTGCTCAGCGGCTACGCCTTCATCATCCTGCGCGGGCTGTACATCGCCTGGCGGGCCCACGACAACTACTCTCGCCTGCTCGCGGGCACCCTGTCGCTGACCTTCGCCATGTACGTGTTCGTGAACGTGGGCATGACCATGGGGCTATTGCCCGTGGTCGGCGTGCCGCTGCCGTTTATGAGCTACGGCGGTACCTCGCTCGTCACCATGGCCGCGGCCATGGGATTGCTGCAGAGCATCGCCCGCCACCGGCCTCTGATGCGCTGA
- a CDS encoding TatD family hydrolase gives MELVDICFNFAHSGFRADEHAVLKRALEVGVAQLLCTGSDLEDSLASVTLAERYPEHLYATVGVHPHRAVTWDDATAGTLRELALAHPKIRAIGETGLDFNRDYAPRDVQERAFEAQLELAAELGLPAFLHEREAHAHFIAILRRHRERLSRAVVHCFTGTREELDAYLDLDLHIGITGWICDERRGHHLREFIGRIPPDRLMIETDAPYLLPRDMHPKPHSRRNEPAYLPHVLAAVAAAVGRPPEQVASETTATARAFYALS, from the coding sequence ATGGAATTGGTCGACATCTGCTTCAACTTCGCCCACAGCGGTTTCCGCGCGGACGAACATGCCGTACTCAAGCGCGCGCTGGAGGTCGGCGTCGCGCAACTGCTGTGCACCGGCTCGGACCTCGAGGACAGCCTCGCCAGCGTGACCCTGGCCGAGCGCTACCCGGAGCATCTCTACGCCACCGTGGGCGTACACCCGCACCGCGCGGTGACCTGGGACGACGCCACCGCCGGCACGCTGCGCGAACTCGCCCTGGCCCACCCCAAGATACGCGCGATCGGCGAAACCGGGCTCGACTTCAATCGCGACTATGCGCCTCGCGACGTGCAGGAACGCGCCTTCGAGGCGCAGCTCGAACTCGCGGCCGAACTCGGCTTGCCCGCTTTCCTGCACGAGCGCGAAGCGCATGCGCATTTCATCGCCATCCTGCGCCGCCACCGCGAGCGCCTGAGCCGCGCGGTCGTGCACTGCTTCACCGGGACGCGCGAGGAACTCGACGCCTATCTCGACCTCGACCTGCACATCGGCATCACCGGCTGGATCTGCGACGAACGCCGCGGCCACCACCTGCGCGAATTCATCGGCCGCATACCGCCCGACCGCCTGATGATCGAGACCGATGCGCCCTATCTGCTACCGCGCGACATGCATCCCAAGCCACACTCGCGGCGCAACGAACCGGCCTACCTGCCCCACGTGCTGGCGGCGGTCGCCGCCGCCGTCGGGCGACCGCCCGAACAGGTCGCCAGCGAGACCACCGCCACCGCGCGGGCCTTCTACGCACTTTCCTGA
- the mrdA gene encoding penicillin-binding protein 2, translated as MKRRYPLADPASQKRLFNYRTLATAFAVIVLFVAAIARLAQLQLFDHRDYAQAARENRVRVQPIPPPRGLIYSRNGRLLAENIPSYSLAVIPDEVHDLHATLAALGRIIKLTPDDLHSFDALRRVTPGYRAIPLATHLSQDALASFAVNRYRFPGVEIQSRLRRYYPYANLTADTVGYVGRISESDLHQVDPSQYAGTAYFGKNGLELANQALLHGTPGYKVLEVDANGQPVGTLKRHLPRPGQDLILTLDIGLQRVAQKAMQGKRGAVVVMNPRTGAILAAVSNPDYDPNWFVDGISNRRYHELVNDPGNPLWNRAFAAGYAPGSTIKPFIALAGLDAGLIKPQTEVFSGPYYIIPGDTTHHKFWDWTPYGHGWTDLTKAIAQSVDTYFYPLAYQLGIKRIDGTLSRFGFGQRPALRVPGVSAGVLPSPAWKERTQGHGWYPGDTVVMGIGQGYLQVTPLQLAAAVSEIAMHGRGFRPHLLRALRNPVDGKITPIPPQPLAPIELKRWAYWNDVIAGMQAVVNSPAGTAYQEFQGFPLPVAGKTGTAQVFANPKNPFQQHKQLPYRLRDNALFEAFTPIDHPELAVVVIVEHAGDRLGPASTITRKIMNYWLAHRRLIEHPDTPVSLQPFTRKPTH; from the coding sequence GTGAAGCGACGGTACCCACTCGCAGATCCGGCAAGTCAGAAACGACTGTTCAATTACCGCACGCTCGCCACAGCGTTTGCGGTCATCGTTCTGTTCGTCGCGGCGATCGCCAGGCTGGCTCAACTGCAGCTATTCGACCATCGCGACTATGCCCAGGCTGCGCGTGAGAACCGTGTCCGAGTACAACCCATCCCACCGCCCCGGGGACTGATATACAGCCGCAATGGGCGCCTGCTTGCCGAAAACATACCCAGCTACAGCCTCGCAGTCATTCCCGACGAGGTGCATGATCTTCATGCCACGCTCGCAGCGCTGGGCCGCATCATCAAATTGACTCCTGACGACCTGCATAGCTTCGACGCCTTGCGCAGGGTCACTCCCGGCTACCGCGCCATTCCGCTCGCCACACACTTGAGCCAGGACGCTCTGGCAAGTTTTGCGGTCAACCGCTATCGCTTTCCGGGCGTCGAGATACAGTCCCGCCTGAGGCGCTACTACCCTTATGCCAATCTCACCGCCGACACGGTGGGCTATGTCGGGCGCATCAGCGAATCGGACCTGCATCAGGTCGACCCCAGCCAATATGCCGGAACCGCATATTTCGGCAAGAACGGACTCGAACTCGCCAATCAAGCGCTTCTGCACGGGACACCCGGTTACAAGGTGCTCGAAGTTGATGCCAACGGCCAGCCCGTTGGCACACTCAAACGCCATCTGCCAAGGCCCGGACAGGATCTGATTCTGACCTTGGATATAGGCCTGCAACGTGTGGCTCAGAAAGCCATGCAAGGCAAGCGCGGTGCAGTCGTGGTGATGAACCCCCGCACTGGCGCCATCCTGGCCGCCGTATCCAATCCGGATTACGACCCCAACTGGTTTGTCGATGGCATCTCCAATCGGCGTTACCACGAACTCGTGAACGACCCCGGTAACCCGCTGTGGAATCGCGCCTTCGCAGCCGGTTATGCGCCTGGCTCGACCATCAAACCATTCATCGCCCTGGCCGGTCTGGATGCGGGTCTGATCAAACCTCAGACCGAAGTATTCTCCGGGCCTTACTACATCATTCCGGGCGACACCACTCACCATAAATTCTGGGACTGGACACCCTACGGACACGGCTGGACCGACCTGACCAAGGCGATCGCCCAGTCCGTAGACACCTACTTCTACCCGCTCGCCTACCAGTTGGGCATCAAGCGCATCGACGGCACGCTGAGCCGCTTTGGCTTCGGCCAGCGCCCCGCCCTGCGCGTTCCCGGGGTCTCCGCCGGAGTGCTGCCGTCGCCAGCCTGGAAAGAACGCACGCAAGGGCATGGCTGGTATCCAGGCGACACGGTGGTAATGGGCATCGGCCAGGGTTATCTGCAAGTCACCCCATTGCAGCTGGCGGCTGCGGTTTCCGAGATCGCCATGCACGGCCGCGGCTTCAGACCACACCTGCTGCGCGCGCTCCGCAATCCAGTCGACGGTAAAATTACACCGATCCCCCCACAACCCTTGGCACCGATCGAGCTCAAGCGATGGGCATATTGGAACGACGTCATCGCCGGCATGCAGGCGGTGGTCAATTCACCCGCAGGCACGGCGTATCAGGAATTCCAGGGATTTCCGCTCCCCGTTGCCGGCAAGACCGGTACGGCGCAGGTCTTCGCCAATCCCAAAAATCCATTCCAGCAGCACAAGCAGCTACCATATCGCCTGCGCGACAACGCCCTGTTCGAGGCCTTCACGCCGATCGACCACCCGGAACTCGCCGTGGTCGTGATCGTCGAGCATGCGGGCGACCGCCTGGGGCCGGCCTCGACCATCACACGCAAAATCATGAATTACTGGTTGGCACATCGTCGGCTCATCGAACATCCAGACACCCCCGTTTCACTGCAACCCTTCACACGGAAGCCGACGCACTGA
- the hemN gene encoding oxygen-independent coproporphyrinogen III oxidase: protein MKDDTQTIHFDAELIRRYDRAGPRYTSYPTAVQFHEGFGETEYRAAAARSNTQGRALSLYFHLPFCNTVCYYCACNKIVTKDRSRAAPYLARLHREIALQAELFDADRQVEQLHWGGGTPTFLSHAEMTALMRATREHFTLVEDGEYSIEVDPREAGPGTIELLGELGFNRLSLGVQDFDERVQRAVNRIQGEAETLGVIERARASGFRSVSVDLIYGLPFQSVASFAATVDRIVAAGPDRVSVFNYAHLPERFKPQRRIAAEDLPSPAEKLAILEDTIDRLTAAGYVYIGMDHFARPDDELAVAQRAGTLYRNFQGYSTHAECDLVAMGVTAIGSLGDVYAQNVRTEAEYFARLDDDRLAVFRGVALSEDDRLRRAVISALICHFRLDYAAIESAFGIVFADYFAAELAALADLRDDGLLDLNSGGITVTPAGRLLIRNICMVFDAYLQQGAGSYSKVI, encoded by the coding sequence TTGAAGGACGACACCCAGACTATCCATTTCGACGCCGAGCTGATCCGCCGCTACGACCGCGCCGGTCCGCGCTACACATCCTATCCGACCGCAGTGCAGTTCCATGAGGGCTTCGGGGAGACCGAGTATCGCGCGGCCGCCGCGCGCAGCAACACGCAGGGGCGGGCACTGTCGCTGTATTTCCATCTGCCGTTCTGCAACACGGTCTGCTACTACTGCGCCTGCAACAAGATCGTGACCAAGGACCGGTCGCGCGCCGCACCCTACCTCGCGCGCCTGCATCGCGAGATCGCCCTGCAGGCCGAGCTGTTCGACGCGGACCGACAGGTCGAGCAGCTGCACTGGGGCGGCGGCACCCCGACCTTCCTCTCGCACGCGGAGATGACGGCGCTGATGAGGGCAACGCGCGAACACTTCACCCTGGTCGAGGATGGCGAGTATTCCATCGAAGTCGATCCGCGTGAGGCGGGCCCAGGCACCATCGAGCTGCTGGGCGAACTCGGTTTCAACCGTCTGAGTCTGGGCGTGCAGGACTTCGACGAGCGCGTGCAGCGGGCAGTCAATCGCATCCAGGGCGAGGCGGAGACGCTCGGCGTAATCGAGCGGGCGCGTGCCTCCGGTTTCCGCTCGGTGAGCGTCGATCTCATCTATGGCCTGCCGTTCCAGAGCGTGGCGAGTTTCGCCGCCACGGTCGACCGCATCGTCGCGGCCGGGCCGGATCGCGTTTCGGTGTTCAACTACGCGCACCTGCCCGAGCGCTTCAAGCCGCAGCGGCGGATCGCCGCCGAGGATCTGCCCAGCCCGGCGGAGAAGCTGGCCATTCTCGAGGACACCATCGACCGGCTGACCGCGGCCGGCTACGTCTACATCGGCATGGACCACTTCGCGCGGCCGGACGACGAACTCGCGGTGGCCCAGCGCGCGGGCACGCTGTATCGCAACTTCCAGGGCTATTCCACGCACGCCGAGTGTGATCTGGTGGCCATGGGCGTGACCGCCATCGGCTCGCTGGGTGATGTCTATGCGCAGAACGTGCGCACCGAGGCGGAGTATTTCGCGCGTTTGGACGATGATCGGCTGGCGGTCTTTCGCGGGGTCGCCCTGAGCGAAGACGACCGTCTGCGGCGCGCGGTGATCTCAGCGCTGATCTGCCACTTCCGGCTCGACTATGCCGCCATCGAGTCGGCATTCGGAATCGTGTTTGCGGATTATTTCGCCGCCGAGCTTGCGGCCCTTGCCGATCTGCGCGACGACGGCCTCCTCGACCTGAATTCGGGCGGCATCACGGTGACGCCGGCCGGGCGGCTGTTGATCCGCAACATCTGCATGGTGTTCGACGCCTACCTGCAGCAGGGTGCGGGCAGCTATTCGAAGGTGATCTGA
- a CDS encoding D-alanyl-D-alanine carboxypeptidase family protein: MPRIRLIYSVLMTLLTLAAMPFAHAATPPNTALDLLIPPAPHLHTGGYALLDASNSQVLAAQHPDRTVSPAASTKLMLAYLVFDELTTGQVSPTTRLPVSTTAWHTPGSSMFLKPGTQVSIAHLLDGLITDGGNDAAVCLAQGVAGTQSAALSLMNQTAQRLGLRRTHYASVDGLTAAGARTTPLDAAKLGQAVVSRFPQYLGYFRHRTMRWNGITQISFDRLLERDPAALGLTVGDGAQGYGIVAAARQHGTTLVAAVMDTPADGRSVAGAFAHVASQAYALLSWGFDNFDAHTLYQRNEPLRQIHIHGTAARVPIGAQHTLRVLVPRGCYDDLHIRLLLDKHLHAPIQNGVQVGEVSVALRGKILAQTPVIALHTVARENGLQRLAAELGHWL, encoded by the coding sequence ATGCCCAGAATTCGCCTGATATACAGCGTCTTGATGACCCTCCTCACGCTCGCTGCAATGCCTTTCGCACACGCGGCCACCCCCCCTAACACGGCTCTGGACTTGCTCATCCCACCAGCCCCACATCTGCACACGGGCGGCTATGCGCTGCTCGATGCGTCCAACAGCCAGGTGCTGGCGGCGCAGCACCCTGACCGGACGGTCAGCCCGGCCGCCAGCACCAAGCTGATGCTGGCCTATCTCGTGTTCGACGAACTGACCACGGGCCAGGTTTCCCCCACTACCCGCCTACCTGTCAGTACGACGGCCTGGCACACCCCCGGCTCGTCGATGTTTCTCAAACCCGGGACACAAGTCAGCATCGCCCATCTGCTCGATGGCCTGATCACCGACGGCGGCAATGATGCCGCCGTATGTCTGGCACAGGGTGTCGCCGGCACGCAGTCGGCTGCGCTGAGCCTGATGAACCAGACGGCGCAGAGGCTCGGGCTCAGGCGGACGCACTACGCCTCGGTTGACGGACTGACCGCAGCGGGAGCCCGGACCACTCCGCTGGATGCCGCTAAACTGGGCCAGGCCGTGGTCTCTCGATTCCCGCAGTACCTAGGCTACTTCCGTCATCGCACGATGCGCTGGAACGGCATCACCCAGATCAGCTTCGACCGCCTGCTCGAACGCGATCCGGCCGCCCTCGGCCTGACCGTCGGGGACGGCGCACAGGGATATGGCATTGTCGCCGCGGCGCGGCAACACGGCACAACCCTGGTGGCTGCCGTCATGGACACACCAGCCGACGGACGCAGCGTGGCTGGCGCCTTTGCGCACGTCGCCAGCCAGGCTTATGCCCTGTTGTCATGGGGATTCGACAATTTCGACGCACATACCCTCTACCAGCGCAACGAACCGTTGAGGCAGATCCACATACATGGCACTGCAGCACGGGTACCGATCGGCGCACAGCACACCTTGCGCGTCCTCGTACCACGTGGCTGCTATGATGACCTGCACATCCGCCTGCTGCTCGACAAACACCTGCATGCACCCATACAAAACGGTGTACAAGTCGGCGAAGTCAGTGTGGCACTGCGCGGAAAGATACTCGCGCAGACACCGGTGATTGCCCTCCACACAGTCGCCCGGGAAAATGGCCTACAACGCCTGGCCGCGGAACTCGGTCACTGGCTGTAG
- a CDS encoding ABC transporter ATP-binding protein translates to MSASGGRAPGEMRVEDGPHAVEIRGLRKRFDGQDVLQGLDWSIPRGRTIGLLGRNGAGKTTLLRCMLGLMPINGGTVEILGEPMDEPRGERLHRIGYVPQTFDLFPWMKVAAFLDFTSAFYRSWDAALCARLLEEWSIDTRKRISTLSQGQRQMLAIIRALAPGPDLILLDEPVASLDPKARRDFLATLMPLIQGTGRTVVFSTHITTDLERIDADIALLRDGAIAFTRPVQAVREQIQKAVLRADAGTAYVEPPQVPGVLAARVDSGAACYVVDAGDPETLTSLQALAKREQAQLSFTTLSLEDLFVEMA, encoded by the coding sequence ATGTCTGCGAGTGGGGGCCGTGCGCCTGGCGAAATGCGCGTCGAAGACGGGCCGCACGCGGTGGAGATACGCGGCCTGCGCAAGCGTTTCGACGGGCAGGATGTGCTGCAGGGGCTCGACTGGTCGATTCCCCGGGGGCGCACGATCGGCCTGCTGGGACGCAACGGCGCCGGCAAGACCACGCTACTGCGCTGCATGCTCGGCCTGATGCCGATCAACGGCGGCACGGTCGAGATTCTGGGCGAGCCGATGGACGAACCGCGTGGGGAGCGTCTGCACCGCATCGGCTACGTCCCGCAGACCTTCGATCTGTTCCCCTGGATGAAGGTCGCCGCCTTTCTCGATTTCACCTCCGCCTTCTATCGCAGCTGGGATGCGGCGCTATGCGCACGCCTGCTTGAGGAATGGTCGATCGACACGCGCAAGCGTATTTCGACCCTCTCCCAGGGCCAGCGCCAGATGCTCGCCATCATCCGCGCCCTGGCGCCGGGACCCGATTTGATCCTCCTGGACGAACCGGTGGCCAGTCTCGATCCCAAGGCCCGGCGCGATTTTCTCGCCACGCTGATGCCGCTGATCCAAGGCACCGGTCGCACGGTGGTGTTTTCCACCCATATCACCACCGATCTCGAGCGCATCGATGCGGACATCGCGCTGCTGCGCGACGGCGCCATCGCCTTTACCCGGCCGGTACAGGCCGTACGCGAGCAGATCCAGAAGGCTGTCCTGCGGGCCGATGCTGGCACCGCGTACGTCGAGCCGCCTCAGGTCCCAGGCGTGCTGGCGGCGCGGGTCGACAGTGGCGCCGCCTGTTACGTCGTCGACGCCGGCGATCCCGAAACCTTGACCTCCCTGCAGGCCTTGGCCAAACGCGAACAGGCGCAGCTTTCCTTCACCACGCTGAGTCTTGAGGACCTGTTCGTGGAGATGGCATGA